CTTTCGTAACCCCTCGCAAAGCACAAGTACCCGGCTAAATCGATCTATTCAACAAAAACGCCGTCCGGTTGACTCAGACAACCAGCGTTATTTCTTCACCGCCAGCGATCAAAAAACTGAAGAAGCACCACAGAACCAACCCAAGGCAACTCCCCAAGCACCCACGAATGAAAAAGAAAAGCAACAACCAGCAGAACAGAAAAAGCCGGCAGAGTCTGCTCCACCAGCAGTGAAAAAGAATCCGGTTGCCATTTCGACGAACGGTGACAACCTGATTATTTCCTCAACCGATCTGGACGCATTAAACCGATTGGAACAGATGATCGAAGCGCTGACTCAAGCCATTCCGCCGAAAAGCCAATGGACCGTGTTTTACCTCCGTTCTGCCGACGCGACTTCGACCGCTAAAATGCTGGAAAGTCTGTTTCCCAGTAGTTCGGTTTCGGACATGGCTTCCGATTCCGGAATGCTAGGAGGCCTGTCTTCAATTGGTGGCAGCTTGATGGATGCGACCGGTTTAACCACTTTAGGCATGGGGCCTCAAACATTACGTATTATTCCGGAGGTCCGTTCCAACGCACTATATGTCACCGGCCCACCCGATAAAGTTCGTTCTGTAGAGCAGATGTTAAAGGTACTCGATGCCTCTGAACTGCCAGACTCCCTGCGGGATCGGTCACCAGGAATTATTCCGGTCAAATATGCTTCCGCCAATGAAGTCGCGAACATTATCAAAGAACTTTACAAAGACTATATGCAAGCCCCTCAACAGCAGCAAAATTCACAAAGAGGCAATCCCTTTGCTGCGATGATGGGGGGGCGAGGTTCACAGAATTCCTCAAATGCCAAACCGCCGGAAGCAAAACTGGCCGTCAGTGTGGATGCCAACGCGAATCAGTTGCTGGTCTCTGCCAATGACTCCCTGTTCCAGGAAATTCAATCACTGGTGAGCGAATTGGATTATTCCGCACAAATGTCGCGCAAGTCTGTCCGTGTTGTGACATTAAACGAAGCCAATTCCGCTTTAATTCAAAATGCCCTGACCTCGCTGTTACCCAATGTTACAGTCAGCACCACAGGCAGTACTGCTCAGAAAAAGACGACCGATCAAACCCCTGGTTCTCCCAATCAGTCAACGTCACCTTCGAATTCCAATGATCGCGGTGAAGAAATCCGCCGCTTTTTTGAACAACGGATGCGCGAACGTATGGGAATTCCCCAGTCCGACGGTAATTCAAATCCAGGCAGTGGTTCCCCCTTTGGCGGCCGTTCCTCCCGCGGCTTTCAGTTTCCCGGTAGTAATGGCGGCTCCCGTGGAGGCAGACGTTCCAGCCGAGGCCGCTAAGTTAGCTTATTCTAACATTCCTCATTTTACTCTAGTGTAAGTCCCATGGAAATTAGTGAAATTCTCCAGCGACGCGGTATCCTTGACGAGCGCCAGCTGCAATTAGCGCAGCAGTCGGCGAACGGTCATCGTCTGGATCGTGTTGTGTTGGATATGGGACTGGCAACAGAAGAAGACCTGCTCAAGGCATTCGCCGATGAACTGGGCATGAAGTATTTTGAATTGAAAGACTTTCAGGTTGATACGGAACTGCTTTCTCAGTTTCCGGCCACACCCATTTTCCGACACTCCCTGCTTCCTTTACAGCGTAATAACGGACGCGTGCTGGTCGCATCTGGCGATCCATTTGACTTTGAAGCCATCGACGAGTTGAGTTCACTCAGTGGTCAGGTTCTGGAACCGGTACTGGCACTGCATGATGATGTCGTCGAGCTGATCAAGGATAATCTGGGCGTTGGTGGTGACACCATCAACGAACTTGTCTCCCAACGCGCAGAAGAAGATGGCGTAGAACTGCTCGAAGAGGTATCCGAAGAGCACGGCGAACTGGCCGACATGGCGCAGGCAGCCTCCGTCATTCGTCTTGTGAACGAGCTACTGATTGAAGCCCTGCAGCAGCAGGCCAGTGACGTGCACATTGAACCTCATGAAACGGGTCTGGTCGTACGATACCGTGTCGACGGTCTGCTGCGTGTGCAGTCCGTTCCTCCGGAAATCAATCATTTCTATTCGGCCATTATTACCCGTCTGAAAATTATGGCACATTTAAACATCGCAGAAAAGCGATTGCCTCAGGACGGACGAATCAAGCTCCGAATTACCGGCCGCGAAATCGACGTGCGTGTCTCGATTATCCCCATGATTTATGGCGAAGGAATCGTCATGCGTCTGCTGGATAAGGAACGTATGGTGTTCCGGTTGGATAATGTCGGCCTGAATCCCGAAATGTTATCCACGTTTCGTGAAATGATTGAACTGCCTCACGGGATCGTACTGGTCACTGGGCCAACGGGTAGCGGAAAAACATCCACGCTGTATAGTGCATTGAATGAAATCAAAAACCCGGAAACAAAAATCATCACGGTAGAAGACCCGGTCGAATATCACAGTGAGGGCATCAGCCAGATTCAGGTGAACTCCCGCATTGGTCTCACATTCGCCGCCGGCTTACGCAGTATCTTACGCCACGACCCCGACGTCGTTCTGATTGGGGAAATCCGTGATGGCGAAACCGCCAATAGTGCGATTCAGGCAGCTCTCACCGGGCACCTGGTATTCAGCACGTTGCACACCAATGATTCTCCCGGCGCCTTTACGCGTCTGGTCGATATGGGAGTAGAACCATATCTCGTCGCCAGTACAGTCGAAGCAGTTCTGGCGCAAAGACTGGTGCGTGTTCTCTGCAAGCACTGCAAGCGACCTTACCAGCCACAGTCAGAAAAATTGCCACCTGATTTTCCGGATTTGAAGATCAAAGAATTATGGGAGCCCGCCGGTTGTCGGCATTGCCGCGAATCAGGATATTCAGGGCGTATTGGAATCCTGGAATTACTGGTGAATGATCCCGTCATCAGAAAATTGTGTACCGAACACGCCAGTTCCGGTCAAATTCGCGACTATGCCCGCAAAAACGGGTGGCAGACATTGCGAGATGCCGGCTGGCAAAAAGTCATTGAAGGACAGACTTCCATTGATGAAATTTTGCGGGTAACGAAGGGAGATATCTAAAGATTTTTTCACATAAGACGAATGAGAATCATGTTTGAAGTAGTTTAAAGTAAATCAGAGTTAATCATATGCCGGACTTTCAATACATCGCGCGAGAAGCTACAGGCCGTCAGGTCACAGGAATTCTCTCTGCACCCAATCAGCAGGACGCCCTGAATTCACTGGCTGCGCGGAGCCTGTTTCCGGTAAAAGTCGATCTGGCAGATCAGGCCAAAGCACAATTGAAATATTCCGGCCGCCGTGTCCGGGCGCGCTATCTGTCTGTATTTTATACCCAGTTGGCAGACCTGTTGAAGTCGGGCGTGCCCCTGTTACGGTCGCTGGAATTACTACATAAGCAATCCACGAATCCCGCGTTAAAACTGGTTCTGGAAGAAGTACGTGGAGAAGTCGCCGACGGAACCCGGTTAGCCGTTGCCATGGGACAGCACCCTAAAGTCTTTTCCGAGCTTGCCGTCAGCATGGTACGTGCGGGAGAAGAAGGCAGCTTTCTGGAAGACGTCTTAAAACGAATTGCCAACTTCACCGACCATCAGGAAGAACTCAAAAATCGTGTCGTTGGAGCGATGATTTATCCTGCATTCCTGACGACCTTTGGTACCGTCATTGTCAGTTTCCTGCTGGTCTATTTCGTACCCAAATTCGAACCCATTTTTGCCAGAATGTCTGAACGAGGCGAACTTCCCTGGGCCACTACGACTCTGTTAGGCTTCAGTGCCTTCATGCAATCCTACTGGTTTGTGATCTTTTTCGCGATCGGAATCGCCGTGGTCGCTGTTTATAAATATGTAGAAACAACCGAAGGCCGGATGAAATTCGACCAGTTTCGTTTACGTGCCTATGGTCTCGGACCGATCGTACGCAGCCTGGCAATTGCCCGGTTCTGTCGTATCCTGGGAACGCTCCTGGCAAATGGAGTGCCTATTTTGCAGTCACTTCGGATTGCGAAAGATGCTGCCGGAAACAAAGTGATGAGCGAAGCGATCGGCGAGGCGGCTGAAAGTATTTCGTCGGGAAAATCGATAGCACAACCATTTTCGAGCTGCGGACAGTTTCCGGAAGAAGTGGTGGAAATGATCGCCGTCGGTGAAGAAGCCAACAACCTGGAACAGGTGTTAATTGATATTGCAGACAATATGGAACGCCAGACAAACCGTAAGCTGGATATGTTTGTGCGAATGCTGGAACCGCTGATGCTGTTGATTATGGCAGCCGTTGTGGTTTTTGTGATGTTAGCGCTATTATTACCGGTTTTTCAAAGCTCCGGTTTACTATAATAAAAAGAGAGTTACTGGTTTTATCTCAGGCAGGTAGAACCCAGAACGTTCCCTTCTGGAAAATGTATAAAGTAAAAAAAGGATGGAGACATGTATCGAGTTAAACAAACACAGCGAGCACAACAAAAACGTCACGGTTTTACCCTGTTGGAAATGTTAATTGTACTGGGAATTATCCTCGTCATTGCAGCCATGGTGGTTCCCAACCTGTTAGGCAGCCAGAAAAAAGCCAACATCAAGGCTACCCGCGCCAGTATTCACAATCTGGAGCAGGCATTCAAGCTTTATGCTGCTGAGAATAATGGAGAATATCCACAGGGTGGCCAGGAGCAGATTCAGCTTTTACTGGAGCCTCCCACTTCAGGCGATAAGGCTGCAGAGCCTTTTATCGAATCAATGCCACTGGATGCATGGGGGCAGGTCTTCCAATACGAGTATCCGAACAACAAATCGAAATCAACCAAGCCGGCAATCTGGTCTTCTGGACCAAATCAACAGGATGAAAATGGCTCGGGCGATGATGTAAATAACTGGGATCAGACAGAATAATCTGCGATTGCAAAAGGACTGCAACAGATGAATTCAGGGGATGTCGCACGTGACAGACAGTCAGAACAAGAATTCGAACACGCAACAACTTCGAGCAGCATTTACGCTGTTCGAAATGTTGCTCGTTCTAGCTCTGCTGCTGGTGCTCGTTTCCGTTGTCTGGCCGGCTGTATTGCGAATCAGTTCCAGTAACCGGTTAAGACAGAGTATGCAGGACCTGCATTCGGCGTTCTCTGCTGCCCGCATTCGCGCGATTGAACATGGCGTGAACTATCAGGTTTATCTCGAACTCGGAGGCCAGCACTATCTGGTCGTCCCCGTTGATCAAAGTCTGTTAGGGCTGGGCGCCGAATCGAGTGGATCCTTGCCGGCCTCCAGCGGACACGCCGTGATTGACGGAAAACTGCCTGACGAATTCGAATTCAGTAAAACCGTTTCCACAACAGTCAGCCAGCCCGCAATCCCCTTTGAGTGGCTGGCGAAGCTGCCTGGTGCCAAGGACTGGAAATGGATGGAAGCCTCGTTTCCGATCACGTTCTATCCAGACGGATCAGCCGCAATCGACTTGCAGCATGAGGTCCTCAAAAAAGATCAGCAGGTGGCTCGTGTCCAACTGCGGGCTCTGACCGGCAACACGACGATTTCTTATGAGCAGGAGAAATCGAAATGAACGCCATTACAACACACACTCCCCAAACTGACAAGAACCGTTCCGGCCTTACATTACTTGAAGTCCTGATCTCACTCTCCATCTTTCTGGGCGCATTGACGGCTCTCAGTCAATTGATCGGCATTGGTTCGCGGGCGGCTGTACAATCACAGCTGCGCACGCAGGCGATTATCAAATGTCAGTCCAAACTGGCTGAAGTGCTGGCTGGCGTGCAACCGATGGAGCCGGTCAGTCAGGCTGGTTTTGAAGAGAGTGACGATAACTGGAAATGGAGTCTGAAT
This genomic interval from Gimesia alba contains the following:
- a CDS encoding GspE/PulE family protein; its protein translation is MEISEILQRRGILDERQLQLAQQSANGHRLDRVVLDMGLATEEDLLKAFADELGMKYFELKDFQVDTELLSQFPATPIFRHSLLPLQRNNGRVLVASGDPFDFEAIDELSSLSGQVLEPVLALHDDVVELIKDNLGVGGDTINELVSQRAEEDGVELLEEVSEEHGELADMAQAASVIRLVNELLIEALQQQASDVHIEPHETGLVVRYRVDGLLRVQSVPPEINHFYSAIITRLKIMAHLNIAEKRLPQDGRIKLRITGREIDVRVSIIPMIYGEGIVMRLLDKERMVFRLDNVGLNPEMLSTFREMIELPHGIVLVTGPTGSGKTSTLYSALNEIKNPETKIITVEDPVEYHSEGISQIQVNSRIGLTFAAGLRSILRHDPDVVLIGEIRDGETANSAIQAALTGHLVFSTLHTNDSPGAFTRLVDMGVEPYLVASTVEAVLAQRLVRVLCKHCKRPYQPQSEKLPPDFPDLKIKELWEPAGCRHCRESGYSGRIGILELLVNDPVIRKLCTEHASSGQIRDYARKNGWQTLRDAGWQKVIEGQTSIDEILRVTKGDI
- a CDS encoding type II secretion system F family protein is translated as MPDFQYIAREATGRQVTGILSAPNQQDALNSLAARSLFPVKVDLADQAKAQLKYSGRRVRARYLSVFYTQLADLLKSGVPLLRSLELLHKQSTNPALKLVLEEVRGEVADGTRLAVAMGQHPKVFSELAVSMVRAGEEGSFLEDVLKRIANFTDHQEELKNRVVGAMIYPAFLTTFGTVIVSFLLVYFVPKFEPIFARMSERGELPWATTTLLGFSAFMQSYWFVIFFAIGIAVVAVYKYVETTEGRMKFDQFRLRAYGLGPIVRSLAIARFCRILGTLLANGVPILQSLRIAKDAAGNKVMSEAIGEAAESISSGKSIAQPFSSCGQFPEEVVEMIAVGEEANNLEQVLIDIADNMERQTNRKLDMFVRMLEPLMLLIMAAVVVFVMLALLLPVFQSSGLL
- a CDS encoding type II secretion system protein GspG, which encodes MYRVKQTQRAQQKRHGFTLLEMLIVLGIILVIAAMVVPNLLGSQKKANIKATRASIHNLEQAFKLYAAENNGEYPQGGQEQIQLLLEPPTSGDKAAEPFIESMPLDAWGQVFQYEYPNNKSKSTKPAIWSSGPNQQDENGSGDDVNNWDQTE
- a CDS encoding type IV pilus modification PilV family protein translates to MNAITTHTPQTDKNRSGLTLLEVLISLSIFLGALTALSQLIGIGSRAAVQSQLRTQAIIKCQSKLAEVLAGVQPMEPVSQAGFEESDDNWKWSLNVEPGDYDNLLKLTVLVQYAGESETISSSYQLTRQVRDPAMLLDAANTVETSDDTSVLEESL